CCGACGAGCGGGGCGCCGTGCTGGTCGACGCCGGCCAGAGCCCGGCCCACGCCCGCGAGATCCGCGCCGCACTGGACGCGACGGGGCTGCCCGCGCCGCGCTGGCTGGTCTACACCCACCACCACTGGGACCACGTCTGGGGCGCCTGCGCCTGGCCGGACGTGGAGATCGTCGGCCACGTCGCCGGGGAGTCGCTGCTGCGGGCCGAGGCGGCCCGCCCGTGGAGCCACCGCTACCTGCGCGAGCAGGTCCGCGCCGAGCCCCGGCTCGGGCCCAGCTTCCGGGCCCGGGCCCTGGCCATGGAGACCTTCGACGACTTCGCGATCCTGCCGCCGACCCGGACCTTCACCGACGAGCTGGAGCTGCCCACCGGCGTACGACTGCGGCACGTCGGTGGCCGGCACGCCCCGGACTCCACGGCGGTGCTGGTGCCGGACTCGGGGGTGATGCTGCTCGGCGACTGCTGGTACCCGCCCCCGGCGCACCTGCGCGGGCCGGACGACGGCCCCGACCTGGCGCTGGTCGGGCGGCTGCTCGACGACGCCTACGGCTGGTACGTCTCCAGCCATTCGCCGCCGATGACCCTGGCCGAGGCGCGCGCCGCGCTGGCCTGAGCCGGGTCAGCGCATCCGGCGCTCCGGGTGGGCCCGGTTCCAGGCGCGCATCCGCTCCGGGTAGCCGGTCCGCGCCGCCTCGTACAGCGGCACCGCGTGCCGGTGGGCCAGCTTCGCCGCCGTCCGCGGCGAGCCGGTCCGGCGGCGGATCCACTCTCCGTCGTGGGCGATCGCCATCACCGTGGTGTCGGTGGCGGTGGTCTCCGGTTCGAGGTAGAACTCCACGCCGTGCCGGCTGGCGACGAACGCCTCCAGCGCGGCGAGGTCCTCCCGGGTGGCCTCCCGGTCGAGCCTGGTCGGGCTCCCCTCGGCGGCCCGGGACCGTCGGCTGAACCAGCCCATCTCCCGCTCCTTCCCTGTCGGCCTGTCCTCCAGTGCAGCACCCGAACCTGGCAGGAGGCTGCGAGCCCGGTGACAACGACCTGACCGGGTCAGCCGAGCGCGGCCATCTCCTCGTCGCCGAGGCGCAGCGCCCCGGCGGCGATGTTCTGCGCCAGGTGCTCCGGATCGCCGGTGCCGGGGATGGCCAGCACGTGCGGCCCCCGGTGCAGGGTCCAGGCGAGGCGCACCTGGTGCGGGGTGGCCCCGTGCGCGCGGGCGACGGCGTGCACGGCGGCGGCGTGCTCGGCCACCGCGCCGGACTCCCGCCGGGTCCCGGCCAGCGCGAAGAACGGCACGTACGCCACCCCCCGTGCCCCGCACTCGCGCAGCAGCGGGTCCTGCTCGCCCCGGTTGTCGACGGCGTAAGCGTTCTGCACGCAGACCACCGGGGCGATCGCCTGCGCCTCGTCCAGGTGGTCGAGGCGGACGTTGGACAGGCCCAGGTGCCGGATGAGCCCGGCCTCGCGCAGGTCGGCGAGGACACCGAACGCCTCGGCGACCGAGTCCCGGCCCGGCCGCCGCACGATGCGCAGGTTCACCACGTCGAGGTGGTCGCGGCCGAGCCGGCGCAGGTTCTCCTCCACCTGGGCGCGCAGCCCGGCCGCCGAGGTGTCCTCGTACAGGCCGTGCGTCGGGTCGTACCCGAAGCCGACCTTGGTGGTGATCACCAGGTGCTCCGGGTACGGCGCGAGGGCGGCGCGGATCAGCTCGGTGGCGTACCGGGCGGGGCCGTCGCCGACGTTGAGGGTGCCGCCGGGCGAGACGTAGAACGCCGCCGTGTCGATGTGGTTCACGCCCAGCTCGACGGCGCGGCGCAGCACCCGGATCGCGCGCGCCGGGTCGGGGTCGGGGGTGGTGCGCATGGAGCCGAAGCCCATCCGGTGCACGGTCCTGTCACCCAGGGTCCAGCTGCCCGCGGCGGCCGCGGTGATCTCGTCGACTGGCATCCGGCGACCCTAGCCAGCCCTGCCGGGCCGCGCAGTCGGCCGCGCACCCGATACCGCGATCGACCGCCCACTGTTAGGTTCTATGTGCTGGAGCGGTGCGCCGGCGGGCGGGTCGCCGGCACCAGGGCCAGCGTCGGGATCAGCAGCAGCGGCACCACCAGCAGGGCGCGCAGCGTCCCGACCCGGTCGCCGAGGAGGCCGAGCAGCGGCGGGCCGGCCAGGAAGGCCGTGTAGCCGATCGCCGCGACCACGCTGACCCGGTACGGCGCCCGGTCCTCGTCGTCGGCGGCGGCGCTCATCCCGACCGGGAAGCCGAGTGAGGCGCCGAGCCCCCAGAGCGCCACCCCGACGATCGCCACCGGGCCGTTGCCGGCGAGCACCGCCAGGCCCGCGCCGGCGGCGGCGAGCAGGATCGTGCCGAGCAGCACGGGCACCCGTCCCCAGCGGTCGATGGCGACCGTGCCGGCGGTGCGGCCCAGGGTCATGCCGACGACGAAGACGCCGAAGACGGCCGCGCCGGTGGCCTCGCTGACGCCGTACCCGTCGACGAAGGCGACGGCGACCCAGTCGTTGGCGGTGCCCTCGGTGAACGCCATGACCATGACCAGCGCGCCGACGAGCAGGGTGCGCGGCTCCCGCCATGCGGCGAGCAGCCCGCCGCGCCGGGCCTTCGCGCCGGCCCCGCCGGGTTCGGGGCGCTGCGCGGGCAGGAACGCCCGCGCGCCGAGCAGGGTGCCGCCGAGCACCACCACGGCCAGCAGGCCCAGGTGTACGCCGATCGGCGCGCCGAGCCGCGCCGCGCCCGCGCCGATCCCGGCGCCGGCGACCGAGCCGAGGCTCCAGGCGGCGTGGAACCGGGGCATGACCGTGCGGCCGAGTCGCCGCTCCACCGCCGCGCCCTCGACGTTCATCGCCACGTCGCAGGTGCCCGAGCCGTAGCCGAGCGCGAAGAGGCCCACCGCCACGCCGGGCAGCGAGCCGGCGACCCCGGCGGAGAGGCCGACCACGACCAGGCCGAGGGAGACCAGCACCGTGGCGAACACCACCGCCCGGGCCGCGCCGAGGCGTTGGGCGACCAGCCCGGCGGTCGGCAGCGCGAGCATCGCGCCCACCGACATGGCGAGCAGCAGCAGGCCGAGCCGCCCCGGGCTGAGGCCGAGGGACTCGCGTACGGCGGGGACCCGGGCGAACCAGGACGCCACGGCGAGACCGTTGAGGGCGAAGACCACCGCCACGCCGGTACGGGCGGCGAGGACCGCCGGCGGCACGGCGGGCGCGGGCGGTGCGCTGACCGGGTGGGCTGACCTCACGGTGTTCCTCTCGTCGGTGTCGTGCCCGACGATCGCACACCTGGAAGCGCTACCAGCACAAGCCGTCCCGCCCCTTACCGGCACGCCGCCCGGCAGGGCATGATCGGAGGCGGGAGAGCGCTCCCATCACCGTCCCCGACGAGGTGGAGGACCACATGACGTCGCCGCACCGCCCGGCCACCCTCGACGACGTGGCCCGGCTGGCGGACGTGTCCCGTTCGACCGCGTCCCGGGTGGTCGCGGGCACCGGGTTCGCCTCACCGGCCGCCCGGGAACGGGTCCGCGCCGCCGTCGACCGGCTCGGGTACGCGCCGAACCCGGCAGCCCGGGCGCTGGCTCGCAGCGCGGGCGTACGGCTGGTGGTGGCGGTCTCCGGCGCCACCCGGGACGTCCTGGACGACCCGTACGTCGACCGGGTCGTCGGCGCCGCCGCGGCGGCCTGCGCGCCGTACCCGGCCGGGGTGGTGCTGCACTGGCTGCCGCTGCACGACCCGGCCGCCCTGGGACGTGTCGCGGAGGACCGGGGCGTGGCCGGGGTGGTGCTGGTGAACACCACCGAACCGCTGCTCGACGCGATCCCGGCCCGGCTGCGCGGGCGGGTCGCCTCGATCGGCATCGGCTCGGCGACGGTGCCCAGCTTCGACGTGGACAACGCGGGCGGGGCCAGCCAGATCGTGCACCACCTGTACGCCTCCGGCCGCCGCCGGATCGCCATGGTGACCGGCCCCCGGTGGTTGTCCTGCGCGGGCCGCTCGGTCGGGGCGTACCGCCGGATCATGCGGGCGGCCGGGTTGCCGGTCCGGCTGGTCACCGGTGACTTCACCGCCGCCCGGGGGCGGGCCGCCGCCGGTGAGCTGCTGGCCCGGTGGCCCGACACCGACGCCGTCTTCGCGGTCAGCGACCTCACCGCGCTGGGCGTGATCGCCGGGCTCCGGGAGACCGGCGTACGGGTGCCCGGCGACGTCGCGGTCGCCGGCTTCGACGACATCCCGCACGCCGCGCTCAGCTCACCCGGCCTCACCACGGCGAGCCACCCGGTCGGCCCGATCGCCGCCGCCGCGGCCACCGCCGTGCTGGAGGGCCGGCCCGTCGCGCCGGTGACCTCGTTCCCGTCGACGCTCGTCCGCCGCACGAGCGCCTGAGGCCCGACGCACCGGCCGGTGGTGTCGGTCACCCCCGGATCCGCCGGGCGCCCGGTCAGAGCGCCGGCAGCCCGAGCGCCTCGTCCACCCGGGCCAGCACCGCCGCGTCGTCGTCGGTGCGTACCCCGCGCAGCAGGTCGATGGCGGTGGCCCGGACCTGACCGACGATCACGGCCAGCGGCAGGGTCTGCCCGGGGGTGAAGAGCCGGCCGACGGCGCGTACCGCCGCCAGGGCGGCGTCGTCGGCGCGCTCGGCGTGCCGGTCGGCCTCGGCGTCCGCGCCGTCGAGGTCGGCGGCGAGCGCCGCGCCGGCCTCGCGGACCGCCTCGGCAAGCACCCGCAGCGCCGCCACCAGCTCGGCCGGCACCGGGCCGGGCAGCCGGTTGAAGGTCACCCCGGCCCGGGCGAGGACCCGCACGTTGCGCACCGCGTAGTCGATCTGGCCGACCGAGGCGTCCACGGTGCGCAGCCGGCCGATGTGCCGGTGGCGGCGCACGTGCAGCCGCAGCGCCTCCCCGGCGGCGAGGACGGCGGTGCGCAGCCGCTCCACCCCGGCGTCGAGCCGGCGGGCCCGGTCCAGGGCGGCCAGGGCCGCCGCCTCGTCCCGGTCGGCGAGGGCGGCGGCGACCTCCTCCAGCGCCTCGGCCATCCCGTCGAAGGTGCGCCGGAACTCGGCCACCAGCGGGGCCAGCGGCCGGCGGACGTCGACGAGCTGGCTGGCCACCAGCGCCACCACGCCACCGATCAGCGCGTCGACGAAGCGGAACGGCACCAGCGACTCGGTCGGCGGGGAGACCACCACCAGGTACAGCGCCGACACGGCGGCCTGGACCACGGAGACGCTGCTCGCGCCGATCGCCACCGCCAGGGCGACGGTCAGCAGGATGACCGTGAAGACGGTCCAGGTGGTGCGGGGCCCGAGCGCCTGCACCACCAGGTCCGCGACGAGCACGCCGGCGGCCACCCCGAGCACCACCTCGACCGCGCGACGCACCCGCTGCCCACGCGCCTGGCCGAGGACGATCAGCGCGGCGGCCGGAGCGAAGAACGGCTGCGGGTGCCCGACCAGCCGGGTGGCGAGCATCCAGGCCACCGTCGCGGCCAGGGTCGCCTCGACCACCGGCAGCCAGCCCTGCCGCAGCCGTCCGGCGGCGTCCCGCCACCAGCCCCACCGGAGCATCGCCGCCTCCTCCCACCGGGTCGGCCCCACCGTAGCCCGGCCGGCGGGTCAGGCCCGCCAGACCCCGGCGGCCTGCGCGGCGTACGCCCGGAAGTCGCGCGGCGGGCGGCCGAGGATCCGCTCGACGCCGTCGGCCAGGTGCGCGTTGCGCCCGTCGAGCAGGTCGCTGAACAGGTACGTCAGCAGCGCCACCACCTCGGCCGGGACACCTGCGGCGGCGAGGTCGGCCGCGTACGCCTCGACGGCGACCGGCACCAGGCGCACCGGCCGGCCGGCGGCCGTGGCGATCTCGGCGACCGCCTCGGCGAAGGTCAGCAGCCGGGGGCCGGTCAGCTCGTACGTCGCCCCGGCGTGCACGTCGGTGGTGAGGGCGGCCACGGCCGCCTCGGCGATGTCGTCGGCGTCGACGAACGGCTCCGGCACCGCGCCGACGGGCAGCGCCAGCACCCCGGCGCGGACCGGCTCGACCAGGTGCCCCTCGCTGAAGTTCTGCGCGAACCAACTGGCTCGCAGCACGGTGGTGGGGACGCCGCTCGCGGCGACGGCCCGCTCGGCCCGGGCCGCCTCCGGCTCGCCGCGTCCGGAGAGCAGCACCAGCCGCCGTACCCCCTCGTCGGCCGCGAGCCGGGCGAGGCCGCCGACCGTCTCCACCGCCCCGGGGACGGCCAGGTCCGGTTGGTACGCCAGGTAGACCGCGCCGACGCCGCGCAGCACCGGCTGCCAGGTGTCCGGGTCGGTCCAGTCGAAGGGCGGCGTGCCGGCCCGGGAGCCGATCCGGTGCGGTACGCCGCGCGCGGCCAGCCGCGCCGCGACCCGCCGTCCGGTCTTGCCGGTGCCGCCGAGGACGAGTGTCGTCAGGTGTGCTGCCATGCCGCCCAGTCAACCCGCCGGCGGTGAGACGCTGAATGGCTCGGACGCGCAACGGCATTCGCCGGCGTCTACGATTCGCTCGTGGATCCATTGACCGGCCTCCTCGACGGCCCCCGGGCCCGGGGCGCGTTCCTGCTCCGGTCGCTGCTGGACCCGCCGTTCGCGCTGCGCATCGAGGACCGCGCCCCGCTGACCGTGGTGGCCCTGGTGCGCGGGAGCGCCTGGGTGGTGCCGGACGACGGCACGGCGCAACTGCTGCGCCCCGGGGACGTCGCGGTGCTGCGCGGTCCCGACGCGTACACCGTCGCCGACGACCCGGGCACGCCGCCGCAGGTGGTCGTCCACCCCGGGCAGCGCTGCACCGACCTGCGCGGCGAGTCGCTGGCCACCACGTGGGGGCTGGGGGTACGCACCTGGGGCACCGGGACGCCGGGCGACACGGTGCTGCTGACCGGCACGTACCAGCTCCCGGGTGAGGTCGACCGGCGGCTGCTCGGCGCGCTGCCGCCGCTGCTGGTGGTCCGCGCGCAGGAGTGGCACAGCCCTCTGGTCGGCCTGCTCGCCGAGGAGGTGACCCGGGACGCCCCGGGCCAGGAGGCGGTCCTGGACCGGCTGCTCGACCTGCTGCTGATCGCGGTGCTGCGCCACTGGTTCGACCGGCCCGGCGGCGGCCCGTCCTGGTACGCGGCCACCGCCGACCCGGTGGTCGGGCCGGCGTTGCGGCTGCTGCGCGCCGAGCCCGCCCGGGCGTGGACGGTGGCCTCCCTCGCCGCCGAGGTGGGCGTCTCCCGGGCCGCGCTGGCCCGCCGCTTCACCGAACTGGTCGGCGAGCCACCGATGACCTTCCTGACCGACTGGCGGTTGAGCCTCGCCGCCGACCTGCTGCGCGAGCCGGACGCCACCCTCGCCTCGGTGGCCCGCCGGGTCGGCTACGGCAGCCCGTTCGCGCTGAGCACCGCCTTCCGGCGGGTACGCGGCATCAGCCCTCGCGCCCACCGCACCCGCACCCCCTGACCCCCCACCACCCCTCCCAGCCGAGCCACCCCGCCCCTCCCGCCGGCCAACCGCCCGCCCCCAGCCACCCCTACCCCACACGCTCCCGAGCCGACCCCGCCCCGCCCTCACGCTGCCCCCGTCCCCCCTCGCGCTGCCCCCCGCTGCCCCCGCGCGCCCCGCACCTCGCACTGCCCCTACCCCGCCCTCACGCGCCGCCCCCCCACCCCGCCCTCCCACACGCCGCCCTCGCACGCCGCTCTCGCGCCGCCCTCGCGCCGCCCTCCCACGCGCCGCCCTCGCACGCGCCGCCCTCGCACGCGCCGCCCTCGCACGCGCCGCCCTCGCACGCGCCGCCCTCGCACGCGCCGCCCTCGCACGCGCCGCCCTCGCACGCGCCGCCCTCGCACGCGCCGCCCTCGCGCTGCGCTTTCAGAGAAAGAGTGGCTATCCGAGCCGGAATAGCCACTCTTTCTCGGAAAGTGGCCGCACACGGCGGGGCGGTGGCATGCCCCCGGAGCGGCGCACGCATGGAGCGGCGCACGCACGAGGCGGCGCACGCACAGGGCGGCGCACGCACAGGGCGGCGCACGCACGGAGCGGTAGCGGCGGGGGGGCGAAGTGGAGGGCGCAGCGGAGGGGGGTGCGCGGGACGGGGCGGGTCAGGTGCCGGTGAAGGCGTGCAGCAGAGTGCGCACGGCCGCCCGCAGATCGGCGCGGCTCTGCGGGGTGCCGGGCGGCGGGGCGCTCAGCGCCCCGGCGCCGACCAGGCGGTCGAAGAGCAGCCCGTCGACGAAGGCGACGAACTGGTCGCCCTGCCGGCGCGGGTCCGTCGCCCCGGCGCCGGCCAGCAGCGCCCGGGCCTGCTCCCGCAGCGCGGTGCCGTGTTCCAGGATGGAGCGCAGCTCGGGGCGGTGGACGGCCTCCAACAGGCAGGCGTACCGGGCGAGGGTGCGGTCGCGGTCGGTGGTGAGCCAGCGGTCGAGCACCTCGGCGGTGCCGGCGGCGAGCCGGTCGAGGTCGGCGGCGGTGAGCCGGGGCGGCGGGCCCGGTGGCGGCGTACCGGTGGGCAGCGAGCGTGCGGCCAGGTCCTCCCGGTCCCGCTCGGCCAGGCGTCGGACCACCGCTTCGATGAGCGCCTGCCGGGTGCGCAGGTACGCCGAGGTGGTGCCGAGCGGCACGCCGGCGCGGGCGTCCACCGCCCGGTGGGTCAGCGCCCGCATGCCGCCCTCGGCGAGCAGCGTGATGGCCGCGTCGGCGAGCGACGCGACCCGCGCGTCCCGAGCGTTCATCCTGGGCCCCCTCCATACGTTCTACGCCTGTAGTATGAGTTTCTACAGTTGTAGAAGGGCGGTCGGGATGGACGGACACGCGGTGGTCGTCGGCGGCGGCATCGGCGGCCTGGCCGCCGCGCTCGCCCTGCACCGGTCGGGCTGGCGGGTCACCGTGCTGGAACGCGCGCCGGAACTGGGCGAGGTGGGCGCGGGGCTGGCCCTGATGGAGAACGCGCTGCGCGGGCTGGACGCGCTCGGCGTCGGCCCGGCGGTCCGCGCGCACGGGCGCGTCGACGGCTCGGGCGGGCTGCGCAGCCGCACCGGCCGCTGGCTGTCCCGGGTCGAGGCGGCGGGGATGACCAGCCAGCTCGGCACCACCATGGTCGGCATCCACCGCGCCGACCTGCACGGCATCCTGCGTGACGCCCTGCCGCCGGCCGCGCTGCGCACCGACGCCGAGGTCCTCGACGTGACGACCGGCCCGCACGGGGCCGAGGTGCGCCACCGCCGGCACGGGGAGCCGGCCACCCTCGCCGCCGACCTGGTCGTCGGCGCGGACGGCCTGCGCTCGACGGTACGGTCCCGACTCTGGCCGGACGTCCCGCCGCCGGTGTACGCCGGGGCGACGGCCTGGCGGGCGGCGATCGCCTGGACCGACCCACTGCCGACCGCGGTGAGCTGGGGCGCCGGGGCGGAGTTCGGCATGCTGCCGCTCGCCCCGGGCCGCATCTACTGGTACGCCGCGGTGACCGCCCCGCCCGGCGGGCGGGCGCCGGACGAGCTGGCCGCCGTGCGGGAGCGCTTCGGCGACTGGCACGACCCGATCCCCGCGCTGCTCGCCGCCACCGCGCCGGAGCAGGTGCTGCGCCACGACCTGTACCACCTGGCCACCGGGTTGCCCTCCTACGTGCACGGCCGGGTGGCGCTGCTCGGCGACGCGGCGCACGCGATGACCCCGTACCTCGGTCAGGGCGCCGCCCAGGCGATCGAGGACGCGGTGACCCTCGGCGCGGCGTGCGCCGGCGGGCCGGCCGACCTGGACGCCGCCCTGGCCCGGTACGACAGCCGGCGCCGCCCGCGCACCCAGGCGCTCGCCCGGGCCTCGGCCCGCGCCGGCCGGTACGGGCAGCAACTGCGCCACCCGGTCGCGGTCGCCCTCCGCGACACCGCCATCCGGCTCACCCCGTCCCGGGTGGCGCTGCGCCAGGCCGCCCGGTACGCCGACTGGCATCCGCCGCGCCCCTGACCCAGCACCCGACAGGACGGCACGCCCACCGACGCATGCCAGCCCGAAGCGCCGGCCGGGACCCGGGCGCGCCCCCGGCGCATTGACAGGAGCCAGCCGCAGGAGCCGGCCGCAGGGGCAGGCACCGGCACCGGCACCGGCACGATCGAAATCGGACCGGAAATCGTCACCGGCCCAACCCTTCAGATTATCGACCGCGTACGTTTTTCCGGCTCCACCGAATGGGAGATCACGTCGGTAAGATCGGCGACACCGATCTGACTGATCATTGACTGCTCACCGTGACCGCGATCACACACACTGCTGGCATGAATACGAGACTCACACGCGGCAGGGCATTCCGCGTCGCGGTGTGTCTCGCCCTGGTGGCCACGCTCGCCGGATGCATGCAACTGCACGTCGGGCTCACCGTCCACGCCGACGACACGGTCGACGGGCAACTGCTCCTGACCGCCGAGAAGCGGTTGCTGACCACCAGGAACAGGACGGTCCAGGTCGGCTTCGCCGAGCTGCGGCAGAACATGCCCTCCCTGCCTCCCGGCGAGGAGAGCGTCTACGAGAACCCGACCCACTACGGTTCTCTGATCGATTATCGGCGCACTCCGCTGGCGGATTTCCGCAGCGACAGCCTGAATCTGGTGCGCGACGGCGACCTGCTCCGCTTCCACCTCTCGCTCGATCCGCGGAAATACGGCGGGAAGGTGGCCGAGCAGGATCCGCGCAACCAGGCCCTGTTCCTCCAGTCGGCGTCGTTCGAGATTTCCGTGACCTTCCCCGGCCGGGTGATCGATTCCAACGGCGCGGTGACCGGCCGTTCGGTCACCTGGAAGGTCGGGCCGGGCCGCGACAAGCCGACCGAACTACGGGCCGTTGCCGAGGCCCCGCCCCCGGCCACGCCGACGGCCGCCGGTCCGGGCGGCGCGGCCACCACCGACGACGACGGCGGCGTCCCGTGGCTCGTGGTCGGCGTCGGTCTCGGCGTCGTGCTGCTGCTGGCCGCGGTGGGCGTCGTCGTCCTGCTGCGCCGCCGCCGGGGCGCTGCCGCCCCGGCGACCCCGACGGACACTCCCGTCGTCCCGAGCCCGTCGACCCCGACGGACACTCCCGCCGCCGCGGCGGCGGAGCATCCGGGGTCGGTCTGACCGACGCCGGTCCGACCGCCCCACCACCGTCACCCGGACGTCCGCCCGTCGGCCGTCGCACCTCCCCACCACCCCACCCGCTCCACCGCACCGTCCGAAGGGAGATCGCCGTGAACGATCTCTTCACCTGGGCCGCCCTCGGCAGCCTCACCGGCGCCAGCGCCGCCACCCTGCTGACCGCCAACGTCGTCGGCGGGCTGATCGGCCCGAACGGCGACAAGGCCCGCAAGTGGATCGCCCTGGGCGTCGCCCTCGCGCTCTCCTACGCCACCGCGGCGTTCGCCGCCGACGCCGGCGCCGAGAAGTGGATCATCGCGTTCTTCAACGGGCTGGTCATCTTCTCCGCCGCCCTCGGCGCCAACCAGCTGCCGCCGGGCAACCGACAGGCGACGCAGGCGTCGCCCACCCAGCTCGCGCAGGGCCGCGAGCCCCGCTTCATCCGCTCGTGGGTCTGAGAGAGGTGAGTCCCATGATCTTCGGAATCGTCAGCGCCGCCGTCCACGTCGTCCTCGGCGCGCTGCTCGGCGGCCTCGCCGGCGGGGTCCTCGGCACGGTGATCGGCGGCGTCGTCGGGCTCCTCGTCGGCGCCCCGTTCGGCTGGGCGGTCGCCTCGGCCCGGGTGTACGGCGCGGACGCCCGCGGCATCGCGCTCTTCGTCGTCGACCACACCTGGAGCCTGCCCAACACCGCCGCCGGCGCGCTCTTCCTCGCCGCGCACCTGGTCTTCGGCCACCGGCTGGACCGGACCGTGTCGCAGCACAGCTGCCGGGTCAACGTCGTCGAGGGCGTGTCCCCCCGGTACGCGACCACGATCGGCACGGTCTGCGCCGGTTCCAGCCCCGGCATCCAGCGCCACGAGGACGTGCACATCCTCCAGGGCCGGCTGCTCGGCCCGCTCTACCTGCCGCTGGTGGCGCTGAACTACGTGCTGTTCACCATCGCCCCGGTCTGGCTGCTCTGGCACGACCACACCAACGCGCCGATCAACCGCTTCACCCGGTACTTCGAGATCGGCGTCTACCCGCACGTCTGGAACGAGGCCATCGCGTACCGGATCCAGGGGACGCCGCCGCGATGACCGACGACGGGCGTGGACCGATCGAGGCGGCCACCGCCGACCTGGCGGCGTGGCTGGCCGGGGCGGCCGGTGCGGCCGTCCCGGTCGGCCCGCCCGGCGACGGCGGGGCCGCCGACGGGCTGACCGTGTGGCCGCTGGAGCTGCGGCCCGCCCGGCAGACCCAGGGCAGCGCCGGCCGCCAGGCGTACCGGTTCCAGGTCCGACACCTGCTCGCGGCGGCCGGGCCGGCGGCGCTGCCCCGGCTGGACCGGGTGCTCGCCGCCGCCGTCACCGCCGGGGAGCCGGAGGTGCTGCTGGAGGCCGGCGACCCGGGGCTGTGGCGCGCGTTCGGGGTGCCGCCCCGGCCCGCGCTGCTGATCGACGTGCCGGCGCAGGTGGCCCGGCCGGCGTCCGTCGCCCCGCCGGTGCTGCGCCCGCTGCGGCTGCGGCAGGTCGGCATGCGCCGGCTGGACGGCCGGGTCGTCGGCCCCGAGGAGCAGCCGCTGGCCGCCATGCGGGTCGAGCTGGCGGGCACCCCGTACGCCACGCACACCGACGCCGCCGGCCGGTTCCGGCTCGACGGCGTGCCGCACGACCCGGAGCAGCCCGGCCGGCCGGTCCGACTGCGCCTGGTCGGCCGCGGTCACACCCACACCGCCGAGGTGGACCCGGCCGACACCGACCTCGTCATCGTCTGCGCACCGCCGGCCCGCTGACCCGAAGAGCACCAGGAGGACCGATGCCCCACTACTTCTCCCCCGGCATCTACGTCGAGGAGGTGCCGGGCGGCGCCCACCCGATCGGGCCGGTCGGCACCAGCACCGCCGCGTTCGTCGGCGTCGCCCCGGACCGCGCCGCGCACGTGGACCGGGCGATGCCGGTGAACAGCTGGTCGGAGTTCCT
This genomic interval from Micromonospora coxensis contains the following:
- a CDS encoding FAD-dependent oxidoreductase, whose product is MDGHAVVVGGGIGGLAAALALHRSGWRVTVLERAPELGEVGAGLALMENALRGLDALGVGPAVRAHGRVDGSGGLRSRTGRWLSRVEAAGMTSQLGTTMVGIHRADLHGILRDALPPAALRTDAEVLDVTTGPHGAEVRHRRHGEPATLAADLVVGADGLRSTVRSRLWPDVPPPVYAGATAWRAAIAWTDPLPTAVSWGAGAEFGMLPLAPGRIYWYAAVTAPPGGRAPDELAAVRERFGDWHDPIPALLAATAPEQVLRHDLYHLATGLPSYVHGRVALLGDAAHAMTPYLGQGAAQAIEDAVTLGAACAGGPADLDAALARYDSRRRPRTQALARASARAGRYGQQLRHPVAVALRDTAIRLTPSRVALRQAARYADWHPPRP
- a CDS encoding LppM family (lipo)protein: MTAITHTAGMNTRLTRGRAFRVAVCLALVATLAGCMQLHVGLTVHADDTVDGQLLLTAEKRLLTTRNRTVQVGFAELRQNMPSLPPGEESVYENPTHYGSLIDYRRTPLADFRSDSLNLVRDGDLLRFHLSLDPRKYGGKVAEQDPRNQALFLQSASFEISVTFPGRVIDSNGAVTGRSVTWKVGPGRDKPTELRAVAEAPPPATPTAAGPGGAATTDDDGGVPWLVVGVGLGVVLLLAAVGVVVLLRRRRGAAAPATPTDTPVVPSPSTPTDTPAAAAAEHPGSV
- a CDS encoding glycine zipper family protein; amino-acid sequence: MIFGIVSAAVHVVLGALLGGLAGGVLGTVIGGVVGLLVGAPFGWAVASARVYGADARGIALFVVDHTWSLPNTAAGALFLAAHLVFGHRLDRTVSQHSCRVNVVEGVSPRYATTIGTVCAGSSPGIQRHEDVHILQGRLLGPLYLPLVALNYVLFTIAPVWLLWHDHTNAPINRFTRYFEIGVYPHVWNEAIAYRIQGTPPR
- a CDS encoding carboxypeptidase-like regulatory domain-containing protein; this translates as MTDDGRGPIEAATADLAAWLAGAAGAAVPVGPPGDGGAADGLTVWPLELRPARQTQGSAGRQAYRFQVRHLLAAAGPAALPRLDRVLAAAVTAGEPEVLLEAGDPGLWRAFGVPPRPALLIDVPAQVARPASVAPPVLRPLRLRQVGMRRLDGRVVGPEEQPLAAMRVELAGTPYATHTDAAGRFRLDGVPHDPEQPGRPVRLRLVGRGHTHTAEVDPADTDLVIVCAPPAR